One segment of Argiope bruennichi chromosome 11, qqArgBrue1.1, whole genome shotgun sequence DNA contains the following:
- the LOC129957613 gene encoding uncharacterized protein LOC129957613 has protein sequence MDEGDDDDISHRSNETEHTTRGRSPTRIPYFIPRRPRVVKMRDLSPATREFLTKEYFDAYDPWTGIRIAATLGILISLFTLFLIYKSRFNRSRNALPTTKKTTSLYLYDDMDLGDCELGSISSSGGRSAYGLSFAYKGRPDEPFRFEDAAGFQLEEVFVKPSVVALKVHTSGKRPSKSGPKFGTLRITEDASRSLPCSPYKLQKQQQQQQQQQQQGAQNTDVKEPASPTTSTGANSMAGSIASFGSADISIEEMERKPAKEICSKHGKKLSKKKDEAGKTVPKSIVVTAKRPQDYRSRSTIVSIARRQRRTS, from the coding sequence ATGGACGAAGGAGACGATGACGATATTTCTCACCGGTCCAACGAAACCGAACATACCACCCGAGGACGCTCTCCCACACGAATCCCTTACTTCATCCCCAGACGGCCGAGAGTGGTCAAGATGCGAGACCTTAGTCCAGCGACACGGGAGTTCCTTACCAAAGAATACTTCGACGCTTATGACCCCTGGACGGGAATCCGCATAGCTGCTACGCTTGGTATCCTCATTAGCCTATTTACCCTATTCCTTATCTACAAAAGCCGGTTCAATCGTAGTCGAAATGCTTTGCCCACCACAAAGAAAACCACATCCCTCTATTTGTACGATGACATGGACCTCGGTGATTGTGAACTGGGTAGTATTTCATCAAGTGGCGGTAGATCTGCCTATGGGCTGTCTTTTGCTTATAAGGGTCGACCAGACGAACCATTTCGATTCGAAGATGCCGCTGGATTCCAGCTGGAGGAGGTGTTCGTTAAGCCATCCGTGGTAGCCCTGAAGGTCCATACCTCTGGTAAGAGACCTTCGAAGAGTGGGCCTAAGTTTGGAACGTTGAGGATCACAGAGGATGCTTCAAGGAGCCTGCCATGCTCGCCTTACAAACTTCAAAagcagcagcagcaacaacaacaacagcagcaaCAAGGTGCACAGAACACAGATGTCAAAGAGCCTGCCTCTCCTACCACTTCCACTGGTGCGAATTCTATGGCAGGCAGCATAGCGTCTTTTGGATCTGCTGATATTTCCATCGAAGAGATGGAAAGAAAGCCTGCCAAGGAAATTTGTTCTAAGCATGGCAAGAAACTATCAAAAAAGAAGGATGAGGCGGGCAAAACTGTTCCAAAATCAATAGTGGTAACTGCCAAGAGACCTCAAGACTATCGCAGTCGAAGCACTATTGTGTCCATAGCTAGAAGGCAAAGGAGGACATCCTGA